TCGACCACGCGGGCCACCTCGGGAATCACGTCGCCCGCGCGGCGAACGATCACGGTGTCGCCGATGCGCACGTCCAGGCGTGCCACCTGGTCGGCGTTGTGCAACGTGGCGTTGGTCACGGTGACGCCGCCGACCTGCACGGGCGTGAGGCGTGCCACGGGGGTGGCCGCACCGGTACGGCCGATCTGGATCTCGATCGCCTCCACCGTGGTCATCTGCTCTTGCGCGGGGTACTTGTGCGCGATGGCCCAGCGCGGCGCACGCGAGACGAAGCCCATCTCGCGCTGGCCTTCGTAGTCGTCCAGCTTGTAGACCACGCCGTCGATGTCGTACGGCAGGTGATCGCGCTTGTTGCCAATTTTTCGGAAATAGGCGATCAGCCCGTCGAAGCCTTTTGCCGTGGACACTTCCGGCGACACGGGAAAACCCCATTCGCGCAGTTTCGCCAGCGTGGCCGAATGCGTATCGGGCAGCTCGCCGCCATCGACACGGCCGATGGCATAGGCGAAGAACGCGAGCGGGCGCCGGGCGGTCACCGCCGGATCGAGCTGGCGCAGCGAGCCCGCCGCGCCGTTGCGCGGGTTGGCCAGCGGCTTCTCGCCCGCTTCGCGCGCCCGCGCATTGAAGGCCTCGAAACCGGCACGCGGCATGATCACCTCGCCACGCACTTCCAGCAGGCGCGGCCAGCCTTCGCCACGCAGGCGCAGCGGAATGGCCTTGACCGTGCGCAGGTTGGCCGTGACGTCCTCACCCACCGCGCCGTCGCCGCGCGTGGCGCCCTGCACGAACACGCCTTCTTCGTAACGCAGGCTGATGGCCAGGCCATCCAGCTTGGGCTCCACCGAGAACACGGGCTGGCGACGCCCCAGGGTCTGCTCGATGCGGCGCTCGAAATCGGCCACCTCGCGGTAGCGCGTGCGATCGTCGTCCCCGTCCTGCTCGAACGCGTTACCCAGCGACAGCATGGGCAACGCATGCGTCACCTCGGCGAAACCACCGTGCGCACGCGCACCGACGCGACGCGTGGGCGAGTCGAGCGCGGCCAGGTCCGTGTACTCGGCTTCCAGGGCTTCCAGCTCGCGCATCATGCGGTCGTATTCGGCATCCGACAGATCGGGCTCGTCGAGTACGTGGTAGCGGTAGTTCGCGTCCTCGATGCGGCGGCGCAGTTCGGCGGCACGCGCGGCTTCGGTGTCGGGGGCGGTGGGTTGCGGCATGTGCAGGGTCCGTGAGGGCGGGTGCGAGGCAGACACAACCCTGAACTGTCGGCTGAAGCTGCCGCAAAAGCAAGCAAGGCATCGGTTATAATCGTCCAAACCATGCCCCCTTACGATGTCATAGACAGTACCGCGTCCACCGACGTCCACGCTCTGCCCACCGACCGCCCGGCCCTCGCCCCGGCGGAGCCTTCCAGCAAGGCGCGCTACCGCGGCCTGATCTGGCTA
This DNA window, taken from Luteibacter sp. 9135, encodes the following:
- the ligA gene encoding NAD-dependent DNA ligase LigA gives rise to the protein MPQPTAPDTEAARAAELRRRIEDANYRYHVLDEPDLSDAEYDRMMRELEALEAEYTDLAALDSPTRRVGARAHGGFAEVTHALPMLSLGNAFEQDGDDDRTRYREVADFERRIEQTLGRRQPVFSVEPKLDGLAISLRYEEGVFVQGATRGDGAVGEDVTANLRTVKAIPLRLRGEGWPRLLEVRGEVIMPRAGFEAFNARAREAGEKPLANPRNGAAGSLRQLDPAVTARRPLAFFAYAIGRVDGGELPDTHSATLAKLREWGFPVSPEVSTAKGFDGLIAYFRKIGNKRDHLPYDIDGVVYKLDDYEGQREMGFVSRAPRWAIAHKYPAQEQMTTVEAIEIQIGRTGAATPVARLTPVQVGGVTVTNATLHNADQVARLDVRIGDTVIVRRAGDVIPEVARVVDERRPANTVAWKMPATCPVCGSELLREEGAAAFRCSGGLVCAAQRKEALIHFASRRAMDIDGLGDRFVDALVEFDMVKTPADLYALTIDDFLRMKTLADERDGSTPETVKQGKVATKWADNLVAAIEKSKTTTLPRFLFGLGIMHIGESTAKTLATWLGSIEHVRKAPAPVLRVLPDIGDEVATSIEAFFGQDGNNDVVDALLGYITFTDEGEPSPKLRERLGLDVLLDAAKVSKLGPKSTATLARHYANLDDMIKAGEHQWIVAGVPQAAASNLMAYLGDKANATAIRAHAAAMQALAAALPAKAAAALPLEGMTYVITGTMETLKRDDATERLERLGAKVAGSVSKKTTTVFAGEAAGSKLDKAKELGVPVATEADLIALLAKHGVAP